Proteins encoded by one window of Candidatus Zixiibacteriota bacterium:
- a CDS encoding transposase, translated as MDQVREITYDRLITYNEQRPHDALGGLPPTVFREQQTAKNSTFELST; from the coding sequence TTGGATCAAGTGCGGGAGATCACCTATGACAGGCTGATCACTTATAATGAGCAGCGTCCCCATGACGCCTTGGGCGGTCTGCCTCCGACGGTCTTCCGTGAACAACAAACAGCCAAAAACTCTACTTTTGAATTGTCCACTTGA